ATAAATGTTTACATTTATTTATTAGGCCTAGCCAAGCAGAAGATAGTTGCCTACTGCTATGCAATAAATTTTGGGGGGCGATTGCCTTGGAGCACGTGAACTTAAACAATTCAACTATTGAAAATTTAGGAACACAATATGATTATTAAATCATACTAGGGTACATCACCTATTAGGTTACGCAGGGTTAAATTTTTAGCTCTAGCCACTTAATATAGATGTTTATCATTTATATTAAGGATGTAAACTAAATAAAAAAGTTGCATTATTATGCAATGAATTTTAGGGGGCGATTGCCTTGGAGTGGGTAAACTTAAGCAATTCAACTATAGAAGAGTTAAGATTACAACATGATTATTAAATCATCCTAGGATATATCACCAGTTAGGTTACATGGGGCTGAATTTTTAGCTCTAGCCACTTAAAATAAATGTTTATCATTTATTTTAAGTGGCATTTATTTTTTTGAATCCTAAATTTTAAATATATAAGTAAAGTTAAATAGGTAAATATGTTAGTGATATCTAAGTTATAGAAGATTATATTCTAATAATTACATGCAAGCATAAAGAATATAATTTGTTGATTTTTCTAATAATATAAGTGTAAGTATTAATTAAATTTATTTAAGGATGTGAATGAAATGGCTAAAAAAGGTATGAGAAGACCAGATCCATCAGATCCACATGGAACTGAAAGTAACAAGAAACAAAAGTTCCCTAAAAATGATGTAGCTCCTGTTCCAGAAATACAAAATAAGAACAGAGGTTGATGCGTATTTTAGGCTAGGAATTAGTCTATAAGTTCATAAATTTATATTTTTAAGGAGGGAAAGTTATGACTAAGGACAGTCAACCAGATAACAAAAGAGCCAGAATGGAAAAGTGTAACTACCAAACTCCTATTACAAGTGAAGAAGCTAAAAATCATAATAGAACAGCTAAGAAGCAATCAATTACTAAAAATGGCTGGCAAAGTAACTAACTATACTTTTTAGTTTATTGTTTTTAATGAATACTATTATTTAATATACGAAGAAGGCAAGAGATATTAATTTCTTGCCTTTTTTTAATTTAAATATTAGAAGTTTTAATCTATAATATATGAAGTTAGTAAAATAAGTTAAAATATAATTATGTAATATATAATTATATACAATATACATAGGAAGGTGAGACAATGGATTTTATTCAAAATATAGATAACACTATTCTTAATTTCATACATGAAAACTTTAGTAATAGCCTTATGGATAAGGTTATGCCTTTTATTAGCAGTATAGCTAACAATGGAATGCTTTGGATTATAATTGCAATAATATTTATACTTACTTCTAAGCATAGGAAATATGGCGTAACACTTCTAATTGCATTAACTTTATCACTTGTTATTGGGGAAGTAATATTAAAGCCACTTATAGGAAGAATTCGCCCCTTTAATGTAAATGATGTTCTTATACTTATTCCTTCTCCAAGTGGATTCTCTTTTCCATCGGGACATAGTATGTCATCATTTACAGCGGCTACTATAATATGGAATTTTAATAAAAGGTTTGGAGTAGTTGCATTTATAGCTGCAAGTGTTATAGCTTTCTCTAGACTATATTTATATGTTCATTATCCAACAGATGTAATAGGGGGGGCGATTCTAGGAATTATGTGTGGAA
The sequence above is drawn from the Clostridium cylindrosporum DSM 605 genome and encodes:
- a CDS encoding phosphatase PAP2 family protein; translation: MDFIQNIDNTILNFIHENFSNSLMDKVMPFISSIANNGMLWIIIAIIFILTSKHRKYGVTLLIALTLSLVIGEVILKPLIGRIRPFNVNDVLILIPSPSGFSFPSGHSMSSFTAATIIWNFNKRFGVVAFIAASVIAFSRLYLYVHYPTDVIGGAILGIMCGMLSCLIIFKIKKRNRI